ACGCTCTAGGCAGCGAGGGTCAATATACCCAAGTCGCAACTGTAGAGATGGGCGAGATATTCGGCGCATTTCCGGATGCCGGCACCCATGCCGTAGAGGCCGTGGCCCAAGAAGCGGTAGAGCTTCTGATAATCGGAACCGCGCAGCTGCGCGAACTGGCGCGCAACCATGCGTCGATCGCAACAGGATTGGCAGCGCTGTATGCAGGGCAATTGTCCAACGTACTAGGACGGCTGGTCGCCAGAGTCACGCTGACAGCCGATGGACGCGTCTATAGCGAGCTATTCGATCTGGTAGATGATGACGGTATCATTGCCCCGATACCGGTCGTCTCTGCGCTAGCGATCCGTGCACAAACGGCACGAGAGACCGCGTCAAAAGCCATAACAAAGCTCGAAAAGCGAGGGGTATTGGAACGCGCCAAAGATCATTGGAAGATCATATCGCCACGAATGCTGGAAGATATG
This genomic window from Pontixanthobacter aestiaquae contains:
- a CDS encoding Crp/Fnr family transcriptional regulator: MMDRDERVAIVQAIFGCEPIEAARLTDNLRFATAEPATTIAFQGDESRDCQLVVAGAVGLHALGSEGQYTQVATVEMGEIFGAFPDAGTHAVEAVAQEAVELLIIGTAQLRELARNHASIATGLAALYAGQLSNVLGRLVARVTLTADGRVYSELFDLVDDDGIIAPIPVVSALAIRAQTARETASKAITKLEKRGVLERAKDHWKIISPRMLEDMTI